GTCTAAAATAGAGATAGATGTACTTagtatgttttgttttaatgcatatGCGTGTCGGGAACAAGCACCATGATTTTCAGCTATaacgaatgaatgaatttttgatGTTTTGTGCAAGTTGTTGAAAACTgtcattgcttttatttcaaataattgtaCTACGACTATACTATATTGTACTATAACCATACTATATTAGTTATGGGCGGCGTAAAAGAACTGCCGTTGGGGCTGTCAGTTGTTTTAGTTCTCAACGCATGTCAAACAATATGTTCAAGGTTGTTTTCATTCTCGAGCGCAACTCTTTGTGAATAATCCGAAAATGAGCTCCTTACATAActgatattattatataataaccGATGAATGaacaagacaaacaacaaaataaggTGCCTTGCGAAactatttatgatatttacccctcaaaataaaatcaaaacaccCAAGTGAATTTTGAACCAAGTGCCTTAGTGATTAGTCGAGATGTCCGGTCATAGCCCGGATGccagccgcaacagcaacaccatcTCCATCGAACTCAACAGAACCAACACGACCTCAAGCTGCAATCCCAGCATTGCCAGCCAGCGACGCCGCCAACAACGAGCGGCACAGCATCGTCAGGAGTCATGGTTTCGACACTCGATGCCGCCGGCTGTTAATCGAGACTTTGAATCTCTAGAGCATCTCACGCAACGTGAATCGACCAACGGCTTGGATGAGCAGCTCGCGGCATCTTTAAGTGGCAAACTGCCTGTCCTCAGTCATACGAGCATACACCTTAACAGTGCCAATAGCAATCTCGGTTTCATCGATTCCGATACCCCAAATACGCCGGTGACACCACAATCCGACTCCATCGCCGGCACACTCTCCTCCTGCCAGCCCATCGGAGGTGCCGACAATAGTGGCAGGCACAAAGCTCGTAATCGCAAGGATTCGAAGGCATCAATTCTATCGAATGCAGCTCGCGGCCTACGTATGACTACGTCTTTTCTACGCAGCAAGCGTAAGGAATACGAAGGTGAGTAAGGTTCTCAGGTTACTTGATTTCAAGATTTCGAAACTTGGAATGCTGCTaaagtttgaactttaaagaattgtctctttcttttttttgacttCTAAGATAATGAAtaacttttagtatttgtatgaaattatagctttaaagagaataaaatatttaaaatttaggtGAGTAAGGTTCTCAAAATACTTGATTTCAAGATTTCGAAACTTGGAATGCTGCTAAAGTTTGAACTTTTAAGAAttgtctctttctttctttttgacTTCTAAGATAATGAAtaacttttagtatttgtatGAAATTATACCTTTAAAGTTAATAAACCATTTCAAATTTAGGTGAGTAAGGTTCTCAAGTTACTTGATTTCAAGATTTCAAAACGTTGAATACTGCTATAGTTTGAACTTTAAAGAATTGtctcttgttttctttttgcttctaAGATAATGAAtaacttttagtatttgtatgaaattattgctttaaagttaataaactatttcaaatttagGTGAGTAAGGTTCTCAAGTTACTTGATTTCAAGATTTCAAAACTTGGAATGCTGCTaaagtttgaactttaaaGAATTGtctcttgttttctttttatacccgctatccatagggtagaagggtattataactttgtgccggcaggaaatgtatgtaacaggtagaaagaggcatctccgaccctataaagtatatatattattgatcagcgtcatCAGCCGAGACgttatagccatgtccgtctgtccgtctgtccgtatgaaacactggatctcagagactataagagatagagctataattttttttcgacagcatttgttatgtttgcacgcagatcaagtttgtttcaaatttttgccacgcccacttccgcccccgcaaatcaaaaaaatcgaataacaagcctaattttaaagctagagctgcgaattttggtatatacaataattactatagtatttatgattcctgaaaattgtggaagttattaaagaaatacttttgtatgggcaaaaacgcctacttactaggggtctgagttgctttggccgtctatggtatatttttaatggtgtactatatcgacataccaaacaaacgggtatctcacagtcgagcacacttgactgtaactttcttacttgttcacTTCTAAGATAATCATtaacttttagtatttgtataaaattatagctttaaagataataaactatttcaactttagaaaaataaaagcaaacaaaaataacaattgttttcttttgctttaattaaatcgTGTTAATTAgtcaatttgtatttggaGATAGCTTTTTCTCATATTTAAACATCAAAATAATAGGAAACTTTATAGATTTCtgtaaaattttgtaattcgcagtatattaatttggtatatttttacaagaATACCAGATTGTTTAGCTTTTTATGGTTTTTGATCGCTTTGTTAGATAGTATTTTGAAATACTAATTTGTTTGTCGTCCACTATATGTGGAGAAAATGGTGCATAAACCCACATCTTGATTATAGTGGAACTCCAATCAATGAAATTTCtcaaatatgaattttgttcaatatttggctatatttagtattctctggaatttaaataaaccaCAAATCTACTTGTAAAAGTCAAAAGCGTATCAATGAAGTCTATCAAATTAACCGTAAGAGCAGccttgaaaaaataaaataaaatttccaataaatttgtatttcaaatttatataaaatttatgttgcATTGAACCAATTCAAAAATGCGAcctatttttatgcatttgatTCACGAACAAAGAGCTCATTATAGCATTTGTTCTCTCACAAATTCTACTGAGTAAGAGCAACACAATAGATCTCaatgattaattttaatgttttgtaaACTTTACATTGAATAACATCGGTGCAACTTATCAACATTATTTACTGaacttatatgtatatagtattctCTTATCACATTCGTACCTTAGAACGGCAGATTGTTTCTAAAGCTCAAAGTTCATGCCAGCCAAACTACAACTGTTTAGTCACCCAGGCACTGAGCTTGGCCACATCCGCATATACACCCGGGTACTGTGCCAATGCGCAGTTTGTGCCCCAAGAGACGATGCCGACCAGTTTGCCACCTGATACAAGCGGTCCACCGGAGTCTCCCTGGCAAGCATCCTTGTTGCTGGCCGCCGCACAAATCATCGTATCCTTGATTTTAGAACCGTAGCTATAGCTGGAGCTGCCACACTCCGTGCGTCCTACAATGCGAGTGTCGATGTACAGGAGCTTGGCGGAGTAGGAGTTGCCAGCATAGGAAGTTGATCCCCAGCCAGAGCAACTGGCGGCAGCTCCATGTTGAGGAGCTGTGGTTGCCAACGCGATGGCTTTGATGTTGGTGCCCAGGGTCAGCTTCGTTTGGAGCTTCACGATGCCAATGTCGTTGATCTTGGTGCTGCTGTCATAATCCTCGTGCATCTTAAATGAGGCAGCATTGCTGGTGACGCCCCCAAGTGATCGATAGGTGGATCCAGCGCGCACTCTCAGCGTGGCAACTGTCACCTTGAGCAGACAATGGGCAGCGGTCACCACAACGGTGGAGCTGATCAGACTGCCGCCACAGAAGTGGACTCCAGAGCGTTGCATCGAAACTTGCCAAGGATGCGCTGTTATGGTTGTTGGGGTGCCGCCCACAATGCGACCTTCCTGCTCAGCTATTAATCCATAAGGAATTGACGCGCTCTGGGCTGTTGCCAAGAGAGCCAAGATTGTGATTAAGGTTTTGCCAAACATTCTATCTAGTTGTAGTGCTAACGGCTGTTGAGAATGGAATAGCTGGGTAAACGTTGCATGCGTCTTTTATAGCAATGAATTTTGACAGGTGGAAATTGTATCTGCGCACTCTTTGATATCATTACGATCCATTGTAAATAAACTGCAGTTATTGCCCTTTAAGTGCTCCACTCGAAACTAAGTTGACAATCGCTCTTGTCAATTCGTGTAACACATGGCCCCGATTTCGCTTTGGACCCGTAAGACACCTGAACGTCCCCCTAGTCCATTCAAATTTATCtggctttaattaatttatttcaggATGTTTTGAATAGTTATGTGTCTCGCTGGCAGTTACGATTGTTTGTTGTCATTACAAATGCATTCCAAATGCGTGTTCAACCTATTGTCGTCAGATTCTAGCACTATCTTTTGATTTCATGACTCTGCTTAATCCAATTGTGTCGGGTTTTGCctgttataaatattacaaacgATTAGAGCATTTACGTTGCTACTGTgggaatatttatttgataccCGTGTTTGTTATGATAGACATTTTTGATTCCACAATGTGTATATTTCTTTATCAGATTTAAAAACGACACAGCTTTATTTTGCAATCTTTGTCTACCCtaattttcgaattatttaatttgctttatatttttaaacattaagTGAGTCACtattgaatacaaattttgcttattcgtcttttctttttccttgATTTAACTTAGTTTTAAATTGAGTCTCCTTTgtcgatttttaaatttgtttaaccACTTTccaaaaaaattcaaatatcttTCATAACCTTTATAACAAGTTTTGGTGTCAATTCAAGTTTagacaattaatatttatacccgctacccttagagtagaagggtattataactttgtgccggcaggaaatgtatgtaacaggtagaaggaggcatctccgaccatataaagtatatatattcttaatcagcgtcaacagccgagtcgatatagccatgtccgtctgtccgtctgtgtgtctgtccgtctgtccgtccgtccgtatgaaacactggatctcagagactataagagatagagctataattttttttcgacagcatttgttatgtttgcacgcagatcaagtttgtttcaaatttttgccacgcccacttccgcccccgcaaatcaaaaaaatcgaataacaagcgtaattttaaagctagagttacgaattatatgcaataattactgtaatagttatgattcctgaaaatttggttgcgatcagataaaaattgtggaagttattaaagaaattcttttgtatggacaaaaacttctacttactaggggtcttagttgctttggctgacaatctggtatattgtgccttctatggtatattttgaatggtgtactatatcgatataccaaatataccacttagtatattttcagtatttttgtagtattttggtatattttgtaaataataccgcaatattttgctttcattcaagatgagtagcgggtatttctcagtcgagtacactcgactgtagctttcttactttttttactATTGGATAGTGTTGCCttcttaattattttcctCAAAAATATCACAATCGACCAAActatattattagtttttcGAATCAATAGAAATTTAGAATATGCCAAGGGCATTCAGTTCAATTACCTTTTTAAACGCTAAAGCTAAAGTATAGTTAACGtgtgaatttattatttatggaaAATACATATGAAAACGAACAAACATTTGTTATGAGACAGCTCAACAGCCCCCACCACACTGCTTCCAGGATGTAACTGTTTATGGCTCCGTCGTATTCTGAAACGTAATAAAAACTTGCAATAGTGTTTGTGGAATAGACGGATGTCAAACATCAATGTCGCTAAAATAAGGACGGTCTCAGCTTCCGGCAAAATTTGCCGTTGACTGTTTGCTTTTGGGTAAAATGGTCAATGGACTAAAAGCTGGTTGGGCTGTTTGTGTATTACGCCATCCACTAATACAACCCTGCCATTTCGGAATCATAAATAGATACAAACTTATGGATTGAACATCTTCGCACGTTTATAGTTTATTCGATGGATCGTCACCTGGCAGctgaaaagaaaattgagATTAAAGT
This is a stretch of genomic DNA from Drosophila albomicans strain 15112-1751.03 chromosome 3, ASM965048v2, whole genome shotgun sequence. It encodes these proteins:
- the LOC117571483 gene encoding trypsin delta — translated: MFGKTLITILALLATAQSASIPYGLIAEQEGRIVGGTPTTITAHPWQVSMQRSGVHFCGGSLISSTVVVTAAHCLLKVTVATLRVRAGSTYRSLGGVTSNAASFKMHEDYDSSTKINDIGIVKLQTKLTLGTNIKAIALATTAPQHGAAASCSGWGSTSYAGNSYSAKLLYIDTRIVGRTECGSSSYSYGSKIKDTMICAAASNKDACQGDSGGPLVSGGKLVGIVSWGTNCALAQYPGVYADVAKLSAWVTKQL